GCTGCGTCGAGGCCTGGTGCGCAGCAGCCTGGCGGCCGAAGGTGCCGACAAGGCGGTCGATCAGTGCATGAAAGAAATGCGCGAAATCGTTCGCAAGGACGACATGGACGCAGGGTTGGCGGCCCTGATTCCGCGGCTGGAAAAAGCCGTGCTGGATTCCGAGCAGCGTCGGGAACAGCGTGTTGAGCAAATGGGCACCGCGTTGACCTCTCTAGTGGCGCAGCTACAGGCATTGCCGCTGCCAAAGGAAGTCAGCAAACCACTCAAGCGGTTCGCCAAAAGTCTTGAGGATCGTATTACTCAGGCACGCGAGCTGCCGCTCCTGCTGAGCGAGTTGAGCGGTCTTCAGGGCCAGGCGCTGTCCCAGATCGACCACCCTGACGAGGCGTCCCGGCCCGGTTTATTGCAGCGATTGTTCGGCAGTCATCGCGAGCCAACCGGCGATGATGAACACACCGCTGAACGACCTGCTGCCATCACCGAACCAGTCCCGCTCGTTTCGCCCGCCGTGGCTGTATCTGATTCGGTCATTGAGGGAGCCCCGACCGCCCAGGACGCTGGCGTGGTTGTCGACAGCGCGCCGGTGGGCCTTTCGTCGGCTCAAGTCCCCGAGCCTGCCAGCGCCGATAGCCCGGCTGAAGCCATACCCTCCGTGGCCATGAGCATGCAGGAGAGCGTCGCTCAAGGCGATGCGCCCGATCCACGGCACAGCCCCGAAGACCGCCCTTCTCAACCCTCCGCGACAGAGCCTGCGCCTGAAAAAGCAAGCGAACCGTTAGAGCAGGATGTTCCGGCGTCGGTTGAAGAGCCCGCTCTGGCGACTGCCGAGACGGACGCCGGCGACGATGACCCGGGTGACGATCAGCTCGACGACGATGACCTGAACGTCAATGAGCCTGAAAATGCCGCCGAAGAGGAAGGCCCCTATGCACTGCCCTCGTCGCCCGAGCCCAGCTACAGCTCTGTCGCCGCCCACATCGAAGAAACGCTCCTGGGCCTGCTCGATGAGTTGACGCTGCCCGAGCATCATCGTCCACAAGCTGAGGCTATGCGTGCTCGGCTTGAACACGGACTGAACTGGTACGAACTGCTGCCGATTCTTGATGACCTGGCTGTGTTGATGCTGGCCATCACCGACAGCGGGCAACATGAATTCGAGGCTTATCTCAAGCAGCTCAACGAGCGCCTCGAGTCTTTTCAGAGCAACTTGCTGGCCGCCAGCGAAGGCCATGCAGATCAGCAGTCTGCCTCGCGTCAACTGGACCACCAGTTGCGCGAACACGTAGACGACTTGCAAACCAGCGTGCAGCAAGCAGCGGATCTCACCAGTTTGAAGCAGGTTCTGGAGAATCGGCTTGAGGGGCTGATCGGCACCATGGATGAACATCAGCAGCAGCGTGATCGACGCGAACAGGAGGTCGCAACGCGCCTTCAATCCCTCGCCAGCCGTGTTGCGACGATGGAGCAGGAAGCACTGGGTTTCCGTGCTCATCTGGAAGAGCAACGGCAAAGAGCATTGATCGACACGTTGACAGGCCTGCCAAACCGGGCGGCCTGGAATGAACGGCTTGAGCATGAAATCGATCAGTTGCAGAGAAAGCCCTCAAGCTTATTGCTCGGCATCCTGGATCTGGATCACTTCAAGCGCATCAACGATGGTTACGGCCATTTGGCGGGGGATAAAGTTCTCAAGATCATTGCTGGCCAGCTGCGACAACGTTTGCGGGCTTCGGATTTCATTGCGCGCTTCGGCGGTGAAGAATTTGTACTGCTATTGCCCACCACGCCGATGGATGAGGGAATGGCACTGTTGGAGCGCCTGCGTGAGGGCATCGAGCAGTGCCCGTTTCACTTCAAAGGCGAGCGAGTGACGGTCACGGTCTCGATGGGGATCACGTTATTCCGTCCGGGTGAGCGCAGCGACGGGGTGCTAAAACGCGCGGATCAAGCGCTTTACCGTGCGAAGCACGAGGGCCGCAATCGGATCGAACAAGGCTGAGGCTGTCCACGGGTCGCATGAACGCATGCATGTGGTTTTTGAATGCGTTCGCGGCGTTACGTTACACTGTTGCATTAATTTCCTACGCGTCGTGCCGCCATGAAGTTTATTGTTGCTCCGATCCTGCTCATGCTGCTGACCGCGTGTAGCAGTGGTCCAGCGTTTGACACCAGCCACCCCTCGGTGAACTACGACAGTCGTGCGCAGTTTGTAGTGGTCCATTACACGTCTGCGTCGCTGGACCGTTCATTGGAGTTGCTGACCCATGGTGAGGTCAGTGCGCACTACCTGATCGGCGACGGCCCAGCGACGGTCTATAAGCTGGTAGACGAGTCTCAGCGCGCGTGGCATGCCGGAGAGAGTGAGTGGGACGGTCGAACCTGGCTCAACTCAAGCAGCATCGGCATCGAAATCGTCAATCCCGGGTACCGCGACACGCCGACCGGGCGGCTGTGGTATCCCTACAGCGAAGCACAGATCCAGAAGCTCATCGTTTTGCTCAAAGACATCGTCAAGCGCAATCATATCGAGCCGCGGAATGTTATCGGCCACAGCGACATCGCCCCGCTTCGCAAGCTCGATCCGGGGCCGCTGTTTCCCTGGAAACGGCTGGCGCAGGAAGGTTTGGGGATATGGCCGGATGAGCAACAAGTCGCCCAGCGCCAGGCCCAATTCATGGGTATCGTCCCAAGTGTCGTCTGGTTCCAGCAGCAATTGGCGCTATTGGGTTATCCAACACCGCAGACCGGAGAGCTGGACATTGCGACTCGGCACGTGCTGGCAGCCTTTCAAATGCATTATCGACCACAAAAATTTGACGGCGAGCCGGATCTGCAAAGTGCAGCTATGCTGCAAGTACTTAACCTCAGGCACTAAACTCCCCTAGTTGTCTGTGTTCATCTGGCTATTTCCACGCTTGTTGCCGCACCTCAAGGTTTCTCGAACCGAAAGCCATCTGGATGACTGTTGATGTTCACGGCGACGCCGCCCCTGCGCTCTTTCATTTACCGCCCATGGCTTCTGGCTTTATTGGCCGCGGTGCTGAGCGCGGCCGTCTTGCTGGTGGGCAGTTTTGGCCTGGCAATGCACCAGGCCCGGCAGGACGAGCGGGCGCAGATGAACGCCCAGGGCGAGCGATTTCTCGTCCGTCTGGAGCAGCTTTTCGGTCAGCTCAGGGCCGGGCTCGATCAACTGGAAGCTCAGCCTTTGCGAGGCTGCAGCCCCGAGATGATCGAGCAGTTAAGGCAGGTCAATTCCCGCTACCGCTTTATCTACGAAGTGGCGTATGTCACCGAGCGCCAGTTCTGCTCAAGCTGGACCCGTCAAAGCCTGATCGGCAAAGCAAGACCTGCGGACATTCGCGGCCCCACCTACGACTATTGGTTGAACACTTCAACGCAGCCTGACGATAACCTCGCTTCACTGATGCTGGGTCGTGGAGATTTTCGAGTATCGACCTCCCGCGGGCACCTCACGGACGTGGTCGATTTACCCGCAGGGGGCAGCCTGGTCGTTTTACTCGACCATGGCACCAAAGCGGTCCCAGTCCTGGGACCTGCTCAAAAATGGCCTCCTACCCCGGACTGGGCTCCCAACTCTGACGCAACGTTGATGACGACCCAGGACAAGCTCGTCTACCGGATGCCGACTCAAAGCCCCGAATATCAGCTCGTTCTGATTACCCCGCGCAGTGGCCTGCAACAGAAGATCACCGGCGCGTGGTGGCTGTTGGTGCCCACGAGCCTGCTGATTTCCCTGTGCATCGGGATTCTCGTCCTGCAACTGGTGCGTCAGCGGCAGTCGTTGGGCGGCGAGCTGCATGGCGCGCTGCGTCGAGGCGAGCTGAAGGTTTTGTATCAGCCAATATTCGATCTCAACACCCGGCTGTGCGTTGGCGCTGAAGCGCTGGTGCGCTGGCGCAGACCCGACGGTACGCTGACCAGCCCCGACCTGTTCATTCCGCTGGCGGAGAACACCGGGCAGATCCGTCAAATCACCGACTTCGTCCTGCAGCAGCTGCTTGAGCAGTTGGGGCACCTGTTGCGGGCAAACCCCCATTTGTACGTGTCAGTGAATCTGGCCGCCTGTGATGTCATCGCCCCTCGCATCGGCAGGGTTACCGCCAAGCTCCTTGCGCTGCACCGTGTGGCACCGCGACAGATCGCATTTGAAGTGACCGAGCGCGGCCTCGTGGATGTCGTCGTTGCGCGTAATCATCTGCAAGCGTTACGCGACCGGGGGCACCAAGTGCTCATCGATGACTTTGGAACCGGTTACTGCAGTCTGGCCTACCTGCAAACCCTGCCGGTGGACTGCCTGAAGATCGACAAGGCATTCATCGACGCGCTGGGCCACGATGCAGCCAGCAGCGGCGTGGCACCCCACATCATCCGCATGGCTCATGCGCTGCAACTGAAGGTGATCGCCGAGGGCATCGAATTCGAGTCTCAGGCGCTGCTGCTCAAGAGCGAAGGGGTGATTTATGGCCAGGGCTGGCTGTTTGCACGACCATTGACCGCGACCAAGTTCATCGAGTTGGTGATTGGTGGCAGGCGCAGCGGCGGCCGCCGTACGGATGATGTGGCCTAGGCCTTCAAGTAGGCGTTAAAGCGGTAGCGCCATATAGAACTGCGTGCCCTGCCCAGGCCGTGAATAGACGCCCATCCGTCCGCCGTGCAACTGGACGATCTCCTTGCATAGCGCCAGCCCCAGCCCTGCACCGCCTTTTTTGCGTCCCACTTGTACAAACGGCTCGAAAATGCGCGCTTGCTGGCCGTAAGCGATGCCCTCGCCGTTGTCTTCCACGCTAATGATCAACCGTTCACCGTGCCGCCTGGCCTGCAGACGAATCAGGCCGGACTTGGGCGTGTGGCGCAGTGCGTTGTCGAGCAGATTGTCGAGTACTCGGTCTAGCTGCGCTTTGTCCGCTTGTACTCGTGGCAACGGTTCCTGGGTTTCCAACAGCACCATCACGTCTTGGTCGTGGGCGGTATCAGCGAAACGCTGACGTGCCGCTTCGAGCAATTCCCCGATATCGCAGGGCTCCAGCGTCAGCTTTTGCAGGCCGTTCTGGTAGCGCGAGAAATTGAGCAGGTCGTTGATCAGTTGCATCAGGCGCTGCATTTCTTCATTGACCGTGTCGAGCAGGTCTTTCTCCCGAGAATCCGGGGCGAAATGTACGCGCTCTTGCAGCAGACCGAAGGCCATGTGCATGCCGGTGACGGGCGTGCGCAGCTCATGGGAAGCGCGCAATACAAACTCGCTGCGAACCCGCTCAAACGCTCGTTGCTCAGTGACGTCATGCAGCACCATGACCGCGCCAACGATGTGACCCTTGGTATGGCTGACCGGCGTGAGGCTATACGTCAGCAACCGCGTTTCGCCATCGATCTCGATTGAAAGATCATCGGGCGCGCGCTCCAGAGTCCCGCCGCGTAATACCAGATACAGCTGTTCGTCCAGCTCCGGGCGCTGCAGCGCTTCGCCCAGGCCTTGACCCAGCCGGCTTTCTTCCCAGCCTAACTGACGCTGCGCGACGGGGTTAAGGTGTTCGAGACGCCCTTGGCGGTCAATCATCAGCAACCCGTCATCGATGCTGTCCAGGACCGCCTGCAAACGCTGCTGGCCGGCAAGCAGTTCATCGACATTGGTTTTCTGGTGCTGACGCAGTGCGTCGGCCATCATCCCGAATCGGTGGGTGAGCAGGTTCATTTCTGCTGACGATGAGGTAGGAAGCGCGACATCGAAATCCCCTTGGGCGATCCGGTCCGCCGCCTTGGCCAGTTGCTCGATGGGCCCACCGAAACGCCGGGCAATGCCATGGGCCGTAATGAAGCCGATCACCAGCACTGCCAGGCCAACCAGGCCCAGTAACGCGGCCACCCACAGTGCCCGCGACCTTGAGGCGCTCTCGGCCTGGCTGATGTTCTCAAGCGCCTGACGGTGGGCGTCGAGCAGCCCGTTGCGCAGCACATTGAACGCTTCCGTTACGGACTGATCGTCGCGTATGGCGTCTGCACGTTCGCTGGATTGAGTGATTGTCTCGATAAACCGGGCGTAATTCACCCGCGCCGTTTCGAACCCGCTTGGAACGCCCGTCTGCTGATCATGCTCGATCCCTTGATCAAGCAGGCTCTGGAACTGCTGCTGGTTGCGCTGCAGCTCGGCCTGATCGGGATTGTCCTTGAGCATCATGACCAGTTGGTCACCCAGGTTTTGTCGCAGCCTCAGGCCGATATCGAGGGTGATGAAGTTGTGCCGAATTGAGGATTCCTGAGATTTAGCCATTTGCATGACACTGACCAGCCCTAACACCAACCCCAGCAGGGCGACGGTGATGAGTGCCGATATGCTCAGAAAGAGCCGGGTGCGCAACTTCATCGCAAACATCATCGACGCCCTGTCACAGGTTGTATTGCTTGCGTTTGCGATACAGCGTCGAGGCATCGATGCCTAACGTGCGTGCCGCCTGATCCAGGGTGTCGCTCGTGGCCAGCACCGCGCCAATGTGGGCTTTTTCCAGCTCATCCAGACTCAAGGCGGCGCCAACGCGCGGGGCGTTGTTCACAGGCTGTTCGGCCATACCCAGATGGGTGATCTCGACTTTTTCCTGAGGGCAGATAATGCTCGCCCGCTCAATCACGTTTCGCAGCTCGCGAATGTTTCCGGGCCAGCGATAGTTGAGCAAGGCACTGCGCGCCTGCTCGCTGAACCCGCGTGCGGGACGGCTGTACTCCTTGACGAAACGGGCCAGAAAACGATCGGCCAGCGTCAGAATGTCTTCACTTCGCTCGCGCAAGGGAGGCAAGTTCAAGGTGATCACGTTCAGGCGATACAGCAAATCCTCACGAAAACGCCCTTCGCGAACCATGTCTTCCAGGTTGAGGTTGGTTGCCGCCAGAATTCGCACATCAGCGCGTCGAGTGACCGGGTCGCCGACGCGCTCGTATTCCTTGTCCTGAATAAAACGCAGCAGCTTTGGCTGCAAGGTCAGCGGGAAATCGCCGATTTCGTCCAGAAACAACGTCCCGCCGTCCGCCTGATTTACCCTGCCGAGGGTGCTCTCGCTGGCGCCGGTGAACGCGCCGCGGCTATGACCGAACAGCTCGCTTTCCATCAGCTCGGCGGTCAGAGACGGGCAGTTGATGGTCACGCAGGCCTTTTTGGCGCGCTTGCTCCAACCGTGGATGGCCCGTGCCAGCTCACCCTTGCCGGTACCGGACTCGCCAAGGATGAGAATATTGGCGTCTGTGTTCGCCACCTGACGTGCTGTTTCCAGAATCGCCATCATCGACGGGCTGTGGGAATCCAGGCCATCCTTCGGTTTGCGAACTTCACCCTCAAGCGCTTCGAGTCGAGCGGACAGCTGGCGAACTTCGAGTTGTTTGGCGGTGGCCAGACGCAACTGATCCGGGCTGCAAGGCTTGACCAGATAATCAGCCGCGCCTGCCTGAATGGCGTCCACTGCGGTGTCGACAGCGGAGTGCGCCGTAACGATCACAACCCGCATCCATGGCGCCTGTACGCGCATCTGCGCCAGGACATCCAGCCCATTGTCCTCGCCCAGACGCAGGTCCAGAAAACACACATCGAACACCTGACGCTGCAGTAGCGCCTCTGCCTGCGCCGCACTGTTGGCAGTGGCTACGCTGTAGCCTTCATCTTCCAGGCAATAACGGAAGGTGCGAAGGATGGCGGATTCATCATCCACAAGCAGAATACGGCCCTGATTCTCAGCGGCTGCTTCCATTTTTCCTACGCTCCTCAATGAATAGTCTGTGTTAGTCCCGGAAAGATCGGGCAAGTTGCATGGTTCATTCTGATTGATTCTTTGCGCTGGATGATAGCGATCTTCTTAAAAACCTGAGTTGCTGATCCGCACCCCGACCCTGCTCAGACGCTGGTCAGGTCTCCCAGAGGCTGATCAGAGGTATTCAATAGAGAACGTCTGGACAAATGACCAGTCTGTCCAGAGGTACCTTTTTGCAATTGCCCGGAGACCCCCCATGCCCCCACTGAAGAAAATCACCCTGGCCC
The nucleotide sequence above comes from Pseudomonas lutea. Encoded proteins:
- a CDS encoding GGDEF domain-containing protein, translating into MTDEAQRWKEKYLKSIEQQDKLERRWNARLDLLRRGLVRSSLAAEGADKAVDQCMKEMREIVRKDDMDAGLAALIPRLEKAVLDSEQRREQRVEQMGTALTSLVAQLQALPLPKEVSKPLKRFAKSLEDRITQARELPLLLSELSGLQGQALSQIDHPDEASRPGLLQRLFGSHREPTGDDEHTAERPAAITEPVPLVSPAVAVSDSVIEGAPTAQDAGVVVDSAPVGLSSAQVPEPASADSPAEAIPSVAMSMQESVAQGDAPDPRHSPEDRPSQPSATEPAPEKASEPLEQDVPASVEEPALATAETDAGDDDPGDDQLDDDDLNVNEPENAAEEEGPYALPSSPEPSYSSVAAHIEETLLGLLDELTLPEHHRPQAEAMRARLEHGLNWYELLPILDDLAVLMLAITDSGQHEFEAYLKQLNERLESFQSNLLAASEGHADQQSASRQLDHQLREHVDDLQTSVQQAADLTSLKQVLENRLEGLIGTMDEHQQQRDRREQEVATRLQSLASRVATMEQEALGFRAHLEEQRQRALIDTLTGLPNRAAWNERLEHEIDQLQRKPSSLLLGILDLDHFKRINDGYGHLAGDKVLKIIAGQLRQRLRASDFIARFGGEEFVLLLPTTPMDEGMALLERLREGIEQCPFHFKGERVTVTVSMGITLFRPGERSDGVLKRADQALYRAKHEGRNRIEQG
- a CDS encoding N-acetylmuramoyl-L-alanine amidase — protein: MKFIVAPILLMLLTACSSGPAFDTSHPSVNYDSRAQFVVVHYTSASLDRSLELLTHGEVSAHYLIGDGPATVYKLVDESQRAWHAGESEWDGRTWLNSSSIGIEIVNPGYRDTPTGRLWYPYSEAQIQKLIVLLKDIVKRNHIEPRNVIGHSDIAPLRKLDPGPLFPWKRLAQEGLGIWPDEQQVAQRQAQFMGIVPSVVWFQQQLALLGYPTPQTGELDIATRHVLAAFQMHYRPQKFDGEPDLQSAAMLQVLNLRH
- a CDS encoding EAL domain-containing protein, with the protein product MFTATPPLRSFIYRPWLLALLAAVLSAAVLLVGSFGLAMHQARQDERAQMNAQGERFLVRLEQLFGQLRAGLDQLEAQPLRGCSPEMIEQLRQVNSRYRFIYEVAYVTERQFCSSWTRQSLIGKARPADIRGPTYDYWLNTSTQPDDNLASLMLGRGDFRVSTSRGHLTDVVDLPAGGSLVVLLDHGTKAVPVLGPAQKWPPTPDWAPNSDATLMTTQDKLVYRMPTQSPEYQLVLITPRSGLQQKITGAWWLLVPTSLLISLCIGILVLQLVRQRQSLGGELHGALRRGELKVLYQPIFDLNTRLCVGAEALVRWRRPDGTLTSPDLFIPLAENTGQIRQITDFVLQQLLEQLGHLLRANPHLYVSVNLAACDVIAPRIGRVTAKLLALHRVAPRQIAFEVTERGLVDVVVARNHLQALRDRGHQVLIDDFGTGYCSLAYLQTLPVDCLKIDKAFIDALGHDAASSGVAPHIIRMAHALQLKVIAEGIEFESQALLLKSEGVIYGQGWLFARPLTATKFIELVIGGRRSGGRRTDDVA
- a CDS encoding KinB sensor domain-containing domain — its product is MMFAMKLRTRLFLSISALITVALLGLVLGLVSVMQMAKSQESSIRHNFITLDIGLRLRQNLGDQLVMMLKDNPDQAELQRNQQQFQSLLDQGIEHDQQTGVPSGFETARVNYARFIETITQSSERADAIRDDQSVTEAFNVLRNGLLDAHRQALENISQAESASRSRALWVAALLGLVGLAVLVIGFITAHGIARRFGGPIEQLAKAADRIAQGDFDVALPTSSSAEMNLLTHRFGMMADALRQHQKTNVDELLAGQQRLQAVLDSIDDGLLMIDRQGRLEHLNPVAQRQLGWEESRLGQGLGEALQRPELDEQLYLVLRGGTLERAPDDLSIEIDGETRLLTYSLTPVSHTKGHIVGAVMVLHDVTEQRAFERVRSEFVLRASHELRTPVTGMHMAFGLLQERVHFAPDSREKDLLDTVNEEMQRLMQLINDLLNFSRYQNGLQKLTLEPCDIGELLEAARQRFADTAHDQDVMVLLETQEPLPRVQADKAQLDRVLDNLLDNALRHTPKSGLIRLQARRHGERLIISVEDNGEGIAYGQQARIFEPFVQVGRKKGGAGLGLALCKEIVQLHGGRMGVYSRPGQGTQFYMALPL
- the algB gene encoding sigma-54-dependent response regulator transcription factor AlgB, producing MEAAAENQGRILLVDDESAILRTFRYCLEDEGYSVATANSAAQAEALLQRQVFDVCFLDLRLGEDNGLDVLAQMRVQAPWMRVVIVTAHSAVDTAVDAIQAGAADYLVKPCSPDQLRLATAKQLEVRQLSARLEALEGEVRKPKDGLDSHSPSMMAILETARQVANTDANILILGESGTGKGELARAIHGWSKRAKKACVTINCPSLTAELMESELFGHSRGAFTGASESTLGRVNQADGGTLFLDEIGDFPLTLQPKLLRFIQDKEYERVGDPVTRRADVRILAATNLNLEDMVREGRFREDLLYRLNVITLNLPPLRERSEDILTLADRFLARFVKEYSRPARGFSEQARSALLNYRWPGNIRELRNVIERASIICPQEKVEITHLGMAEQPVNNAPRVGAALSLDELEKAHIGAVLATSDTLDQAARTLGIDASTLYRKRKQYNL